The Struthio camelus isolate bStrCam1 chromosome 17, bStrCam1.hap1, whole genome shotgun sequence genome window below encodes:
- the SCARF2 gene encoding scavenger receptor class F member 2 isoform X1: MGRAGPGPAAPTAMAAGGLRQTRRARAGAGAGAALLLLLLLLSCGAAQELSPRGRNVCRAAGFSALVCCPGWKQQGNECLIAVCEGNFTCKENEVCVRPSECRCRHGYFGANCDTKCPRQFWGPDCKEMCSCHPNGQCEDVTGQCTCNPNRWGPKCENGCLCKHGKCDQKTGKCTCEPNWWGPQCSSSCYCSHNSQCDQQTGNCLCQPGWWGRGCNNQCSCNNSPCEQFTGRCQCRDRTFGPRCDRYCQCYKGKCNQVDGTCTCEPGYRGKYCREPCPAGFYGQGCRRRCGQCKSLQPCTVADGRCLTCEAGWNGTKCDQPCSPGFYGEGCEKICPPCKDGHTCNHINGKCSHCNPGWIGDRCETKCRNGTYGENCAFVCSDCVNGECHFETGRCLCRAGSHGTYCNLTCPPGHYGANCAEACICHDDTCDPLTGACHMEANQRMGVIGAGALLALLLILLLSLLCCCCVCRKKDEVHGANQDPAAAKKTPRCLCGRFSRISMKLPRIPLRRQKLPKVVVAHHDLENTMNCSFIEPPSVVEQPSPSWSSRGSFSSFDTTDEGPVYCVPHEESVGDSKDKGTSCSLGEKLMPPVGAEEAGEYTFLKETGSVKAFQADSSETPLLKSSDSERSSCGSGSASAALYARIARLSKQSKDEEESTAEPRSPGGSGKPPSPERTKPRPPDPSTKPKVSWIHSRYNSNQSNSLPAPSQSPERATAQLSSPEHGQGLSKRKRSPSETSASVHGKTDEKGSTRSKEKAHKHPKEPSFPEGKASLLAEPQSPSKPKQRSKANTEQMENINGAVQNAFKKMGGFHPERRAGDSKEAPRSPSTSKLRSEALHPHLTSEAATLLAAQLKEKTQSLNKGDGSARQNGLSALQPQREKPTPPQKAKRSVAASSQKASKPMLPTSPNLQKLIPPMAEPTVGEPKRAEKQNSGSSQDQAPPSDQVAKKTPIKKPPRKKSREATLEQPKAAVVPSQTVQ, from the exons CTTCTCAGCGCTTGTGTGCTGCCCAGGATGGAAGCAACAAGGAAATGAGTGTTTAATAG CTGTGTGCGAGGGGAACTTCACCTGCAAGGAGAACGAGGTGTGTGTGAGGCCCAGCGAGTGCCGCTGTCGCCACGGGTACTTTGGCGCCAACTGCGACACCA AGTGCCCCCGCCAGTTCTGGGGTCCTGACTGCAAGGAGATGTGCAGCTGCCACCCAAATGGCCAGTGCGAGGATGTGACAGGCCAGTGCACCTGCAACCCCAACCGCTGGGGGCCCAAGTGTGAAAATGGCTGCCTTTGCAAGCATGGCAAGTGTGATCAGAAAACGGGCAAATGCACCTGTGAGCCCAACTGGTGGGGTCCCcagtgctccagctcctgctaCTGCAGCCACAACTCACAGTGCGACCAGCAGACAGGCAACTGCCTGTGCCAGCCAGGCTGGTGGGGCCGTGGCTGCAACAATCAGTGTTCCTGCAACAACTCACCCTGCGAGCAGTTTACAGGGCGCTGCCAGTGCCGTGACCGGACATTTGGGCCACGCTGCGACCGCTACTGCCAGTGCTACAAGGGCAAATGCAACCAGGTGGACGGGACCTGCACTTGTGAGCCAGGATACCGGGGCAAATACTGCCGTGAACCTTGCCCAGCTGGCTTCTACGGCCAAGGCTGCAGGAGGCG CTGTGGACAGTGCAAGAGTCTGCAGCCTTGCACTGTCGCTGACGGACGCTGCCTAACCTGTGAGGCTGGCTGGAACGGCACCAAGTGTGACCAGCCCTGCTCACCCGGCTTCTATGGAGAGGGCTGCGAGAAAATTTGTCCTCCATGCAAAGATGGTCACACCTGCAACCACATCAATGGCAAGTGCTCACACTGCAACCCTGGCTGGATTGGAGACCG GTGTGAAACCAAGTGTCGAAACGGGACGTACGGCGAGAACTGTGCCTTCGTGTGCAGCGACTGCGTCAATGGCGAGTGTCACTTCGAGACGGGCAGATGCctctgccgggcagggtcccatGGCACTTA ctgTAACCTGACTTGCCCGCCAGGCCACTATGGAGCCAACTGCGCTGAGGCCTGCATCTGCCATGATGACACCTGTGATCCGCTGACAGGCGCCTGCCACATGG AGGCCAACCAGCGGATGGGGGTGATCGGGGCAGGAGCcctgctggcattgctgctcATCCTCCTACTctcgctgctctgctgctgctgcgtcTGTCGCAAGAAAGACGAAGTCCATGG TGCAAACCAGGACCCAGCAGCAGCCAAGAAAACACCAAGATGTTTATGTGGACGTTTCAGTCGAATCAGCATGAAACTCCCCCGAATTCCCCTGCGCCGCCAGAAATTGCCCAAGGTTGTAG TGGCTCACCACGACCTGGAGAACACCATGAACTGCAGCTTCATCGAGCCACCCTCTGTGGTGGAGCAGCCCTCCCCATCCTGGTCTTCCCGTGGCTCCTTCTCCTCATTTGACACTACGGACGAGGGGCCGGTGTACTGTGTCCCCCATGAGG AGAGTGTGGGTGACAGCAAGGACAAGGGAACATCCTGCAGCCTAGGAGAGAAACTGATGCCCCCAGTCGGTGCAGAAGAGGCGGGCGAATACACCTTTCTTAaggagacaggctctgtcaaagcTTTCCAGGCTGACAGCAGTGAAACACCCCTGCTCAAGTCCTCTGACAGCGAGCGCTCGTCCTGCGGGTCAGGCTCTGCCAGCGCAGCACTCTATGCCAGGATTGCCCGGCTCTCCAAACAGTCCAAGGATGAGGAAGAAAGCACCGCAGAGCCCAGGAGCCCTGGAGGGAGCGGGAAGCCACCTTCTCCTGAGAGAACCAAGCCCCGTCCCCCTGACCCATCCACAAAGCCCAAAGTATCCTGGATCCACAGCAGGTACAACTCCAACCAGTCCAACTCGCTGCCTGCACCCAGCCAGTCCCCAGAGAGAGCCACCGCCCAGCTCAGCAGCCCTGAGCATGGCCAGGGCTTGTCCAAGAGGAAGAGGAGTCCAAGCGAGACTTCGGCCAGTGTGCACGGCAAAACAGACGAGAAGGGCAGTACAAGGAGCAAGGAGAAAGCGCACAAGCATCCAAAGGAGCCAAGCTTCCCTGAGGGCAAAGCTTCTCTCCTCGCAGAGCCCCAGTCACCATCCAAGCCCAAGCAGAGGAGCAAGGCCAACACAGAGCAGATGGAGAATATCAATGGGGCAGTCCAGAATGCCTTCAAAAAGATGGGTGGTTTCCACCCGGAGAGACGTGCTGGGGACAGCAAGGAGGCTCCTCGCAGCCCCAGCACAAGCAAGCTGCGCTCCGAGGCCCTCCATCCCCACCTGACCTCGGAGGCAGCCACACTGCTGGCTGCCCAGCTGAAGGAAAAGACTCAGAGCCTAAACAAGGGAGATGGCAGTGCCCGGCAGAACGGGCTGAGCGCTTTGCAGCCCCAGCGGGAAAAACCCACCCCGCCCCAAAAAGCCAAGCGTTCGGTGGCCGCCAGCAGCCAGAAGGCCAGCAAGCCTATGCTGCCCACCTCTCCCAACCTGCAGAAACTGATCCCCCCCATGGCAGAGCCCACGGTTGGGGAGCCCAAGCGGGCAGAGAAGCAAAActctggcagcagccaggaccaGGCTCCCCCAAGCGACCAAGTGGCAAAGAAAACGCCCATTAAAAAGCCTCCCAGAAAGAAAAGTCGAGAAGCTACCCTGGAGCAGCCCAAAGCAGCCGTAGTGCCCTCTCAGACAGTGcagtaa
- the SCARF2 gene encoding scavenger receptor class F member 2 isoform X2, with product MCSCHPNGQCEDVTGQCTCNPNRWGPKCENGCLCKHGKCDQKTGKCTCEPNWWGPQCSSSCYCSHNSQCDQQTGNCLCQPGWWGRGCNNQCSCNNSPCEQFTGRCQCRDRTFGPRCDRYCQCYKGKCNQVDGTCTCEPGYRGKYCREPCPAGFYGQGCRRRCGQCKSLQPCTVADGRCLTCEAGWNGTKCDQPCSPGFYGEGCEKICPPCKDGHTCNHINGKCSHCNPGWIGDRCETKCRNGTYGENCAFVCSDCVNGECHFETGRCLCRAGSHGTYCNLTCPPGHYGANCAEACICHDDTCDPLTGACHMEANQRMGVIGAGALLALLLILLLSLLCCCCVCRKKDEVHGANQDPAAAKKTPRCLCGRFSRISMKLPRIPLRRQKLPKVVVAHHDLENTMNCSFIEPPSVVEQPSPSWSSRGSFSSFDTTDEGPVYCVPHEESVGDSKDKGTSCSLGEKLMPPVGAEEAGEYTFLKETGSVKAFQADSSETPLLKSSDSERSSCGSGSASAALYARIARLSKQSKDEEESTAEPRSPGGSGKPPSPERTKPRPPDPSTKPKVSWIHSRYNSNQSNSLPAPSQSPERATAQLSSPEHGQGLSKRKRSPSETSASVHGKTDEKGSTRSKEKAHKHPKEPSFPEGKASLLAEPQSPSKPKQRSKANTEQMENINGAVQNAFKKMGGFHPERRAGDSKEAPRSPSTSKLRSEALHPHLTSEAATLLAAQLKEKTQSLNKGDGSARQNGLSALQPQREKPTPPQKAKRSVAASSQKASKPMLPTSPNLQKLIPPMAEPTVGEPKRAEKQNSGSSQDQAPPSDQVAKKTPIKKPPRKKSREATLEQPKAAVVPSQTVQ from the exons ATGTGCAGCTGCCACCCAAATGGCCAGTGCGAGGATGTGACAGGCCAGTGCACCTGCAACCCCAACCGCTGGGGGCCCAAGTGTGAAAATGGCTGCCTTTGCAAGCATGGCAAGTGTGATCAGAAAACGGGCAAATGCACCTGTGAGCCCAACTGGTGGGGTCCCcagtgctccagctcctgctaCTGCAGCCACAACTCACAGTGCGACCAGCAGACAGGCAACTGCCTGTGCCAGCCAGGCTGGTGGGGCCGTGGCTGCAACAATCAGTGTTCCTGCAACAACTCACCCTGCGAGCAGTTTACAGGGCGCTGCCAGTGCCGTGACCGGACATTTGGGCCACGCTGCGACCGCTACTGCCAGTGCTACAAGGGCAAATGCAACCAGGTGGACGGGACCTGCACTTGTGAGCCAGGATACCGGGGCAAATACTGCCGTGAACCTTGCCCAGCTGGCTTCTACGGCCAAGGCTGCAGGAGGCG CTGTGGACAGTGCAAGAGTCTGCAGCCTTGCACTGTCGCTGACGGACGCTGCCTAACCTGTGAGGCTGGCTGGAACGGCACCAAGTGTGACCAGCCCTGCTCACCCGGCTTCTATGGAGAGGGCTGCGAGAAAATTTGTCCTCCATGCAAAGATGGTCACACCTGCAACCACATCAATGGCAAGTGCTCACACTGCAACCCTGGCTGGATTGGAGACCG GTGTGAAACCAAGTGTCGAAACGGGACGTACGGCGAGAACTGTGCCTTCGTGTGCAGCGACTGCGTCAATGGCGAGTGTCACTTCGAGACGGGCAGATGCctctgccgggcagggtcccatGGCACTTA ctgTAACCTGACTTGCCCGCCAGGCCACTATGGAGCCAACTGCGCTGAGGCCTGCATCTGCCATGATGACACCTGTGATCCGCTGACAGGCGCCTGCCACATGG AGGCCAACCAGCGGATGGGGGTGATCGGGGCAGGAGCcctgctggcattgctgctcATCCTCCTACTctcgctgctctgctgctgctgcgtcTGTCGCAAGAAAGACGAAGTCCATGG TGCAAACCAGGACCCAGCAGCAGCCAAGAAAACACCAAGATGTTTATGTGGACGTTTCAGTCGAATCAGCATGAAACTCCCCCGAATTCCCCTGCGCCGCCAGAAATTGCCCAAGGTTGTAG TGGCTCACCACGACCTGGAGAACACCATGAACTGCAGCTTCATCGAGCCACCCTCTGTGGTGGAGCAGCCCTCCCCATCCTGGTCTTCCCGTGGCTCCTTCTCCTCATTTGACACTACGGACGAGGGGCCGGTGTACTGTGTCCCCCATGAGG AGAGTGTGGGTGACAGCAAGGACAAGGGAACATCCTGCAGCCTAGGAGAGAAACTGATGCCCCCAGTCGGTGCAGAAGAGGCGGGCGAATACACCTTTCTTAaggagacaggctctgtcaaagcTTTCCAGGCTGACAGCAGTGAAACACCCCTGCTCAAGTCCTCTGACAGCGAGCGCTCGTCCTGCGGGTCAGGCTCTGCCAGCGCAGCACTCTATGCCAGGATTGCCCGGCTCTCCAAACAGTCCAAGGATGAGGAAGAAAGCACCGCAGAGCCCAGGAGCCCTGGAGGGAGCGGGAAGCCACCTTCTCCTGAGAGAACCAAGCCCCGTCCCCCTGACCCATCCACAAAGCCCAAAGTATCCTGGATCCACAGCAGGTACAACTCCAACCAGTCCAACTCGCTGCCTGCACCCAGCCAGTCCCCAGAGAGAGCCACCGCCCAGCTCAGCAGCCCTGAGCATGGCCAGGGCTTGTCCAAGAGGAAGAGGAGTCCAAGCGAGACTTCGGCCAGTGTGCACGGCAAAACAGACGAGAAGGGCAGTACAAGGAGCAAGGAGAAAGCGCACAAGCATCCAAAGGAGCCAAGCTTCCCTGAGGGCAAAGCTTCTCTCCTCGCAGAGCCCCAGTCACCATCCAAGCCCAAGCAGAGGAGCAAGGCCAACACAGAGCAGATGGAGAATATCAATGGGGCAGTCCAGAATGCCTTCAAAAAGATGGGTGGTTTCCACCCGGAGAGACGTGCTGGGGACAGCAAGGAGGCTCCTCGCAGCCCCAGCACAAGCAAGCTGCGCTCCGAGGCCCTCCATCCCCACCTGACCTCGGAGGCAGCCACACTGCTGGCTGCCCAGCTGAAGGAAAAGACTCAGAGCCTAAACAAGGGAGATGGCAGTGCCCGGCAGAACGGGCTGAGCGCTTTGCAGCCCCAGCGGGAAAAACCCACCCCGCCCCAAAAAGCCAAGCGTTCGGTGGCCGCCAGCAGCCAGAAGGCCAGCAAGCCTATGCTGCCCACCTCTCCCAACCTGCAGAAACTGATCCCCCCCATGGCAGAGCCCACGGTTGGGGAGCCCAAGCGGGCAGAGAAGCAAAActctggcagcagccaggaccaGGCTCCCCCAAGCGACCAAGTGGCAAAGAAAACGCCCATTAAAAAGCCTCCCAGAAAGAAAAGTCGAGAAGCTACCCTGGAGCAGCCCAAAGCAGCCGTAGTGCCCTCTCAGACAGTGcagtaa